A genomic stretch from Merismopedia glauca CCAP 1448/3 includes:
- a CDS encoding ferritin-like domain-containing protein, protein MNALDKVAGLDLPNIGREEKISRLLSSALGSEFDITQKRTEERGEFFWDAKYFNLDRVEVFQNATQEEKREILRLCSQGLLAETYLVEKAGVGYMAKMTLLAESTEERMIYALFSADEATHLAQISQFAPQMESPSNPFSQFLANFLETKDKVALLFVIQVILEGWGLTHYRSLAKNCLDTNLTQIYTGFLQAEARHHGMGLTYFHSNSVGECQPFIAESVSIFLRLVQSGPVSIVNAIQQVKGNLSTLELGKVFESLDTENHSRQRLNLLRNLMCQAGAVKIVDELENNQYFRPLSPSQCAQLICN, encoded by the coding sequence ATGAATGCACTAGATAAAGTAGCTGGTTTGGATTTACCGAATATAGGAAGAGAAGAGAAAATTTCACGGTTACTTTCTTCTGCATTGGGAAGTGAATTTGATATCACCCAAAAACGCACAGAAGAGAGAGGAGAATTCTTTTGGGATGCTAAATATTTTAATTTGGATCGAGTGGAGGTTTTCCAAAATGCAACTCAAGAAGAAAAAAGGGAAATTTTAAGGTTATGTAGTCAGGGGTTATTAGCAGAAACCTATTTGGTGGAGAAAGCTGGAGTAGGTTATATGGCGAAGATGACGCTACTTGCAGAAAGTACTGAAGAACGAATGATCTATGCGTTATTTAGTGCCGATGAAGCTACTCATTTGGCTCAAATATCTCAATTTGCCCCCCAAATGGAGTCACCTAGTAATCCTTTTTCTCAGTTTTTAGCTAACTTTTTAGAAACTAAAGATAAGGTGGCGTTGCTATTTGTAATTCAGGTAATTCTGGAGGGATGGGGATTGACTCATTATCGAAGTTTGGCAAAAAATTGTTTGGATACAAACTTGACTCAAATCTATACTGGATTTCTCCAAGCTGAGGCGCGCCATCATGGAATGGGATTGACTTACTTTCATTCTAATTCAGTGGGAGAATGCCAACCATTTATCGCAGAATCTGTCTCTATTTTCTTACGTTTGGTACAATCGGGACCAGTCAGTATTGTTAATGCGATCCAACAAGTTAAAGGGAATTTATCTACTCTGGAATTAGGGAAGGTTTTTGAGTCGTTAGACACAGAAAATCATAGTCGTCAGCGTTTAAATTTATTACGCAATTTGATGTGTCAAGCTGGTGCAGTCAAAATTGTAGATGAACTGGAAAATAATCAATACTTTCGCCCTCTTTCTCCTAGTCAATGTGCTCAGTTAATCTGTAACTAA
- a CDS encoding glucosamine-6-phosphate deaminase, with amino-acid sequence MLDLGNLTASDDPVKKWKVDELSVLVYESPELMVKNVALSVQKYLQQCLIKQDTATVILATGNSQIKFLENLIKLGGLDWSKIVCFHLDEFLGISAQHPGSFRKYLQERVEKKVNLKAFHYLQGDTWEPISECDRYTQLLQAQPIDLCCLGIGENGHIAFNEPEVAQVNDPRWVKIVKLAETTVKQQVNGIYFSSIETVPNYAFTLTLPAICQSRKIVCLAAGKSKSSLIKSVLQNPRDLKFPASILRTQPQATLFIDQEAANYLYQPIL; translated from the coding sequence ATGCTAGATTTAGGTAATTTAACTGCGTCAGACGATCCAGTCAAAAAATGGAAAGTGGATGAATTATCTGTATTAGTTTATGAATCGCCAGAATTAATGGTGAAAAATGTCGCTTTATCAGTCCAAAAATATTTACAGCAATGTCTAATCAAACAAGATACTGCTACTGTTATTCTAGCTACAGGAAACTCACAAATTAAGTTTTTAGAAAACTTAATTAAACTGGGTGGATTAGACTGGTCAAAGATTGTGTGTTTTCATCTAGACGAATTTCTGGGTATTTCCGCACAACATCCTGGCAGCTTTCGCAAATACTTACAAGAAAGAGTTGAAAAAAAAGTCAATCTCAAAGCATTTCACTATCTTCAAGGAGATACTTGGGAACCTATCAGTGAATGCGATCGCTACACGCAACTTTTGCAAGCACAACCCATCGATCTTTGTTGTTTGGGAATCGGAGAAAATGGTCACATTGCCTTCAATGAACCGGAAGTTGCTCAGGTTAACGATCCACGTTGGGTAAAAATAGTCAAGTTAGCCGAAACTACTGTAAAACAACAGGTCAATGGCATATATTTTAGTTCTATAGAAACAGTGCCTAATTATGCTTTTACCCTCACTCTCCCAGCTATTTGTCAATCGAGAAAAATTGTTTGTTTAGCCGCAGGAAAGTCAAAATCTTCTCTAATTAAATCTGTACTCCAAAATCCGAGAGATCTGAAATTTCCTGCCAGTATTCTCCGCACCCAACCCCAAGCTACTTTGTTTATCGATCAAGAAGCCGCCAATTATTTATACCAGCCAATTCTCTAG
- a CDS encoding cation-translocating P-type ATPase — translation MTSAINSTPLPASATDWHTLEVENSLELLNSHAETGLSTSDADQRLQVYGTNELQETAGRSPWQILLDQFTNIMLVMLIAVAIISGILDVVKLQQAGGVTEGEIPFKDTIAILAIVVLNGVLGYLQESRAEKALAALKRMASPKVRVLRDSKQMDIAAKDVVPGDIILLEAGVQVAADGRLLEESSLQIRESALTGEAHAVNKQAKIALPEDTPLGDRLNMVFQGTEVVLGRGKVLVTGTGMQTELGRIAAMLQAVESEPTPLQQRMTQLGNILVSGSLVLVAIVILVGLIQSGWNWANFVQLVEVSLSMAVAVVPEGLPAVITVTLALGTQRMVRRNALIRRLPAVETLGSVTNICSDKTGTLTQNKMVVQWVDTLEHKYSITGEGYEPTGEFMNAGQKIDPQSNSQVKTLMFGSVLCNDAILQYEDGQWQVLGDPTEGALLALAGKAGLEQSSLTKQIPRVAEFPFSSERKRMSVICQQSDPNNDGKLENYVMFTKGSPEIILERCQEIHLGEGLEPLTPQLRAQILERNNEMAGRGLRVLGFACNYLAEIPNEGTEETTEQDLIWLGLVGMLDAPRPEVRDAVAKCRKAGIRPMMITGDHQLTAQAIAQDLGIASAGDRVLTGREISKLSQTELEVLVNEVNIYARVAPEHKLRIVQALQKQGKFVAMTGDGVNDAPALKQADIGIAMGITGTDVSKEASDMVLLDDNFATIVAATEEGRVVYTNIRRFIKYILGSNIGEVLTIAAAPIMNLGGIPLSPLQILWMNLVTDGLPALALAMEPPEPDVMERPPFNPKESIFARGLGAYMVRIGIVFAIISIALMWWAYNWTQAPGYTGDRDAWKTMVFTTLCIAQMGHALAIRSNSRLFIELNPFTNPFLLGAVIVTTALQLLLIYVAPLRHFFDTHWLSLEELGICIGFSALMFVWVELEKLFFRFYRRS, via the coding sequence GTGACTTCAGCCATCAATTCCACTCCTCTACCAGCTTCAGCGACAGACTGGCATACTCTGGAAGTTGAGAATAGCTTAGAGCTACTGAACAGCCATGCAGAAACTGGTTTATCGACTTCAGATGCCGACCAGCGCCTGCAAGTTTATGGGACTAACGAACTTCAAGAAACCGCAGGTCGCAGCCCTTGGCAAATCCTCTTAGATCAGTTTACCAACATCATGTTAGTGATGTTGATTGCTGTCGCCATCATCTCAGGAATTTTAGATGTGGTGAAATTACAGCAAGCAGGTGGTGTCACCGAAGGAGAAATTCCCTTTAAAGATACGATCGCGATTTTGGCGATTGTGGTTCTCAATGGTGTTTTGGGCTATCTACAAGAAAGTAGAGCCGAAAAAGCCCTAGCCGCCCTCAAACGTATGGCTTCCCCTAAAGTCAGGGTACTTAGGGATAGCAAACAGATGGACATCGCGGCGAAAGATGTGGTTCCTGGAGACATCATCCTTTTGGAAGCAGGGGTTCAAGTTGCCGCCGACGGTAGACTTTTAGAAGAATCCAGTTTACAAATTCGGGAATCAGCCTTAACTGGAGAAGCCCACGCTGTTAACAAACAAGCCAAGATCGCCCTACCAGAAGATACCCCCTTGGGCGATCGCCTTAACATGGTGTTTCAGGGGACAGAAGTAGTCTTGGGGAGAGGGAAGGTTCTAGTTACCGGAACTGGAATGCAGACGGAACTGGGGCGCATCGCCGCCATGCTGCAAGCCGTAGAGAGCGAACCCACCCCCTTGCAACAAAGGATGACTCAACTAGGTAACATTTTAGTTAGTGGTTCCTTGGTGCTAGTTGCTATAGTGATTCTGGTTGGATTAATCCAAAGTGGGTGGAATTGGGCAAATTTTGTTCAATTAGTTGAAGTATCGCTGAGTATGGCGGTAGCGGTAGTTCCTGAAGGCTTACCAGCCGTAATTACAGTTACCCTAGCCTTGGGAACCCAAAGGATGGTGAGGCGTAATGCCCTCATTCGGAGACTTCCTGCGGTAGAAACTTTGGGTAGCGTGACCAATATTTGTTCTGACAAAACCGGAACTCTGACCCAAAATAAGATGGTAGTGCAATGGGTAGATACCCTAGAACACAAATACAGTATTACTGGGGAAGGATACGAACCCACAGGCGAGTTTATGAATGCAGGTCAAAAAATAGACCCTCAATCTAACTCCCAAGTCAAAACCTTGATGTTTGGTTCCGTTCTCTGTAACGATGCCATCTTGCAATATGAAGATGGACAATGGCAAGTTTTAGGAGATCCGACAGAAGGAGCTTTATTAGCTTTAGCAGGAAAAGCTGGTTTAGAGCAATCGTCTCTAACCAAGCAAATCCCCAGAGTCGCAGAATTTCCCTTTTCTTCGGAACGCAAGCGGATGAGCGTTATCTGTCAGCAGTCAGACCCTAATAATGACGGAAAACTAGAAAATTACGTCATGTTTACCAAAGGATCTCCGGAAATCATCTTGGAGCGCTGTCAGGAGATTCATTTGGGAGAAGGGCTAGAACCATTAACTCCACAGTTGCGCGCTCAAATTTTAGAGCGAAACAACGAAATGGCAGGACGGGGGTTGCGAGTTTTGGGCTTTGCTTGCAATTATTTGGCAGAAATACCCAATGAAGGGACAGAAGAAACTACAGAGCAAGATCTAATTTGGCTAGGACTAGTAGGAATGCTAGATGCGCCCCGCCCAGAAGTTAGAGATGCTGTGGCTAAATGCCGTAAAGCGGGGATTCGTCCGATGATGATTACAGGAGATCACCAGCTTACAGCCCAAGCGATCGCTCAAGATTTAGGGATTGCAAGTGCAGGCGATCGCGTTTTGACTGGGCGAGAAATTTCTAAACTGAGCCAAACAGAATTGGAAGTTCTAGTCAATGAAGTTAATATTTATGCCCGTGTGGCTCCAGAACACAAATTAAGAATTGTCCAAGCCCTGCAAAAGCAAGGTAAATTTGTGGCGATGACAGGAGATGGGGTAAATGACGCTCCGGCTCTGAAACAAGCTGATATTGGGATTGCGATGGGGATTACTGGTACAGATGTCAGTAAAGAAGCTAGTGACATGGTGCTACTAGATGATAACTTCGCCACCATCGTCGCGGCGACGGAAGAAGGGCGGGTAGTGTATACCAACATCCGTCGCTTCATCAAATACATTTTGGGTAGCAACATTGGGGAAGTTCTCACCATTGCGGCGGCTCCAATTATGAATTTGGGAGGCATACCGCTTTCGCCATTACAAATTCTCTGGATGAATCTCGTTACCGATGGTTTACCAGCCCTAGCTCTGGCGATGGAACCACCTGAGCCAGACGTGATGGAACGCCCGCCGTTTAACCCTAAAGAAAGCATTTTTGCTAGGGGTTTGGGCGCTTATATGGTGCGAATTGGGATTGTGTTTGCAATTATTTCGATTGCGTTGATGTGGTGGGCTTACAATTGGACTCAGGCTCCTGGTTACACTGGCGATCGCGATGCTTGGAAAACAATGGTATTTACTACCCTTTGTATCGCTCAGATGGGTCATGCTTTGGCAATTCGTTCTAACTCTCGGTTATTTATTGAGTTAAATCCTTTTACTAATCCTTTCTTATTAGGTGCAGTGATTGTGACTACAGCTTTACAGCTTTTATTAATCTATGTTGCTCCCTTACGACATTTCTTTGATACCCACTGGCTCAGTTTGGAAGAACTGGGTATTTGTATAGGATTTAGCGCTTTAATGTTCGTCTGGGTGGAATTGGAAAAACTGTTTTTCCGCTTTTATCGTCGTTCTTAA
- a CDS encoding aromatic ring-hydroxylating dioxygenase subunit alpha produces MTASLDRTFNNPHLFIEGWYWAITSKELPINQVKPVKLMGRDLAIYRGKDGIARAIDAYCPHMGAHLAEGKVEGDGIRCFFHNWKFDSCGNCVDIPGLDKALPVKNKTWLVAEKYGIIWLWTGEKSHQLLPFVPELENDECEAIISAYFTKNCHPNVVMINAIDAQHFNTVHNLPLKIVFAKQELNQNAITFSNTTRGGEDSWLIKIIRHLYQKQVTYTMCYWYGSTGTVTLGPDFLHFHIMFALRLIEGGKTEGRTLLITKKRRGIIGWLFNRIILLLTQIVGNYFAKGDTQVFQTIKFNLQTPTQEDKSILQFIQHVEKQQALSWGSWLRKEEEIGSREEGTSKKVKSNLAV; encoded by the coding sequence ATGACTGCTTCCCTCGATCGAACATTTAACAATCCCCATCTATTTATTGAAGGCTGGTATTGGGCAATTACTAGCAAAGAGTTACCCATAAATCAAGTTAAACCTGTCAAATTAATGGGGAGAGATTTAGCAATTTATCGGGGAAAAGATGGAATTGCGAGAGCAATTGATGCTTATTGTCCCCACATGGGAGCGCATTTAGCTGAGGGAAAAGTAGAAGGGGATGGAATTCGCTGTTTCTTTCATAATTGGAAGTTTGATAGTTGCGGAAATTGTGTAGATATTCCAGGTTTAGATAAAGCTTTACCTGTTAAAAATAAAACTTGGTTAGTTGCCGAAAAATATGGCATAATCTGGCTATGGACGGGTGAAAAATCGCATCAACTTTTACCTTTTGTTCCAGAATTAGAAAATGATGAATGTGAGGCGATTATTAGCGCTTATTTTACTAAAAACTGCCATCCTAATGTAGTTATGATTAATGCTATAGATGCCCAGCATTTTAATACCGTTCACAACCTTCCTTTGAAAATAGTTTTTGCTAAGCAAGAACTTAATCAAAATGCTATTACTTTTAGTAATACTACTCGCGGTGGTGAAGATTCCTGGTTGATTAAAATTATTCGTCACTTGTATCAAAAACAAGTTACTTATACTATGTGTTACTGGTATGGAAGCACCGGAACTGTAACCTTGGGACCAGATTTTTTACATTTTCATATTATGTTTGCTCTGCGCTTAATTGAAGGTGGAAAAACCGAAGGAAGAACTCTATTAATTACTAAAAAGCGTAGGGGTATTATTGGTTGGCTATTTAATCGAATTATACTTTTACTAACTCAGATAGTGGGAAATTACTTTGCCAAAGGAGATACTCAAGTTTTTCAAACTATCAAATTCAATTTACAAACTCCAACTCAAGAAGATAAATCAATTTTGCAATTTATTCAGCACGTTGAAAAACAGCAGGCGCTAAGTTGGGGGAGTTGGTTAAGAAAGGAAGAGGAAATAGGGAGTAGGGAAGAAGGTACTAGCAAAAAAGTTAAATCTAATTTGGCTGTTTGA